The sequence CTGGCTTCTCAGTACACCGTTGCGCGCATGCTCGAGCGTGATGATTTCAGCAAGCGCTACAGCACCCAGCAGCCCATCGCGATCCACGAGTTCCTCTATCCGCTGGTCCAGGGTTACGACTCGGTGGCCCTGCGTGCCGATGTGGAACTGGGTGGCACTGACCAGAAGTTCAACCTGCTGATGGGGCGCGAGCTGCAGCGCGCCTACGGCCAGGAGTCCCAGTGCATCCTGACCATGCCGTTGCTCGAAGGTCTGGATGGCGTGAAGAAGATGTCCAAGTCCCTGGGTAACTACGTGGGTATCCAGGAAGCGCCGGGCGTGATGTACAACAAGCTTGTCTCTATCCCGGACCAGCTGATGTGGCGTTACTTCGAGCTGCTGAGCTTCCGTTCCATGGACGAGATCACCCAGTTCAAGCGCGACGTCGAGGCGGGTGCCAACCCGCGTGACATCAAGATCAAGCTGGCCGAGGAGATCGTGGCGCGCTTCCATGGCGAAGAAGCTGCCGCGACTGCCCATCGCTCTGCGGGCAACCGTATGAAGGAAGGTGAACTGCCGCTCGACCTGCCTGAGGTCCAGTTGCTTTCTGCTGAAGATATGCCCATCGCTTCCGTCCTTAATAAGGCAGGCCTGGTGAAGAACGCCGCGGTCGCACGTGACCTGCTGGGTTCCGGTGGTGTGCGTGTGGACGGCCAGGTGGTAGAGCGCGGCTTCGTATTCAAGCTCGGGGCCACCCATGTCCTGCAAGCGGGCAAGAAGGCGTTCGCGCGGGTTTCCCTCGCGGCCGAGTAAAGAGTTTCAAATAAGTGTTGACGGCAGATTCTGCGCGCCTATAATGCGCACCTCTTCCAGCGACGAGGCGGCGAAAGAGCTTGAAAATCAAGCACTTAACAAGGCGGAAAAGCGAGAAGAGGTGATCGGCGAGCGGTGGTAGAGCTGGCCACTTCGGGCTTCCGAAAGGGCGAACGAAGAAGATCACAGAGGCGTTGACAGCGAGTTTGAACGCTGTAGAATGCGCCTCCCGCTGACGAGAAGAGTGATCGGATCGAAAGCGCAAGCGGTTGAGTAGAAAGAGAAATTCTTCGAAAAACAGCTTGACAGAAAGAAAGGCTGCTGTAGAATGCGCGGCCTCGGTTGAGACGAAAGACTTGATCGAAACGCTCTTTAACAACTGAATCAAGCAATTCGTGTGGGTGCTTGTGAAGTAAGACTGGTAGTCGACTGATTATCAGCAACACAAGTAACTCTTCGTGAATTCAAAGAGTTTATTTGCGATTGCTGAGCCAAGTTTAGGGTTTTCTCAAAACCCAAGCAGTATTGAACTGAAGAGTTTGATCATGGCTCAGATTGAACGCTGGCGGCAGGCCTAACACATGCAAGTCGAGCGGCAGCGGGTCCTTCGGGATGCCGGCGAGCGGCGGACGGGTGAGTAATGCCTAGGAATCTGCCTGGTAGTGGGGGATAACGTTCGGAAACGGACGCTAATACCGCATACGTCCTACGGGAGAAAGTGGGGGATCTTCGGACCTCACGCTATCAGATGAGCCTAGGTCGGATTAGCTAGTTGGTGGGGTAAAGGCTCACCAAGGCGACGATCCGTAACTGGTCTGAGAGGATGATCAGTCACACTGGAACTGAGACACGGTCCAGACTCCTACGGGAGGCAGCAGTGGGGAATATTGGACAATGGGCGAAAGCCTGATCCAGCCATGCCGCGTGTGTGAAGAAGGTCTTCGGATTGTAAAGCACTTTAAGTTGGGAGGAAGGGCAGTAAGTTAATACCTTGCTGTTTTGACGTTACCAACAGAATAAGCACCGGCTAACTTCGTGCCAGCAGCCGCGGTAATACGAAGGGTGCAAGCGTTAATCGGAATTACTGGGCGTAAAGCGCGCGTAGGTGGTTCAGCAAGTTGGAGGTGAAATCCCCGGGCTCAACCTGGGAACTGCCTCCAAAACTACTGAGCTAGAGTACGGTAGAGGGTAGTGGAATTTCCTGTGTAGCGGTGAAATGCGTAGATATAGGAAGGAACACCAGTGGCGAAGGCGACTACCTGGACTGATACTGACACTGAGGTGCGAAAGCGTGGGGAGCAAACAGGATTAGATACCCTGGTAGTCCACGCCGTAAACGATGTCGACTAGCCGTTGGGATCCTTGAGATCTTAGTGGCGCAGCTAACGCGATAAGTCGACCGCCTGGGGAGTACGGCCGCAAGGTTAAAACTCAAATGAATTGACGGGGGCCCGCACAAGCGGTGGAGCATGTGGTTTAATTCGAAGCAACGCGAAGAACCTTACCTGGCCTTGACATGCTGAGAACTTTCCAGAGATGGATTGGTGCCTTCGGGAACTCAGACACAGGTGCTGCATGGCTGTCGTCAGCTCGTGTCGTGAGATGTTGGGTTAAGTCCCGTAACGAGCGCAACCCTTGTCCTTAGTTACCAGCACGTTATGGTGGGCACTCTAAGGAGACTGCCGGTGACAAACCGGAGGAAGGTGGGGATGACGTCAAGTCATCATGGCCCTTACGGCCAGGGCTACACACGTGCTACAATGGTCGGTACAAAGGGTTGCCAAGCCGCGAGGTGGAGCTAATCCCATAAAACCGATCGTAGTCCGGATCGCAGTCTGCAACTCGACTGCGTGAAGTCGGAATCGCTAGTAATCGTGAATCAGAATGTCACGGTGAATACGTTCCCGGGCCTTGTACACACCGCCCGTCACACCATGGGAGTGGGTTGCTCCAGAAGTAGCTAGTCTAACCGCAAGGGGGACGGTTACCACGGAGTGATTCATGACTGGGGTGAAGTCGTAACAAGGTAGCCGTAGGGGAACCTGCGGCTGGATCACCTCCTTAATCGAAGACTTCAGCTTCTTCATAAGTTCCCACACGAATTGCTTGATTCAATTGCGAAGGCGATTGGGTCTGTAGCTCAGTTGGTTAGAGCGCACCCCTGATAAGGGTGAGGTCGGCAGTTCGAATCTGCCCAGACCCACCAATTGTCGCGGGGTCGTATGACCGGTTGACATTGGGGCCATAGCTCAGCTGGGAGAGCGCCTGCTTTGCACGCAGGAGGTCAGGAGTTCGATCCTCCTTGGCTCCACCATCTCCAGGCTGATCAAGAGTCCAGAATTGAATATCTCGAGTGGGATATTGAATTCTGAACTTTGCTTCAGAATCGTTCTTTAAAAATTCGGGTATGTGATAGAAGTGACTTGTTGAGTGTTTCACTGCACTCAATGAATCAAGGTAAAATTTGCGAGTTCAAGCGCGAATTTTCGGCGAATGTCGTCTTCACCCCTATGATCACGAGCAGATTGCTTGGGGTTATATGGTCAAGTGAAGAAGCGCATACGGTGGATGCCTTGGCAGTCAGAGGCGATGAAAGACGTGGTAGCCTGCGATAAGCTTCGGGGAGTCGGCAAACAGACTTTGATCCGGAGATCTCTGAATGGGGGAACCCACCTAGGATAACCTAGGTATCTTGTACTGAATCCATAGGTGCAAGAGGCGAACCAGGGGAACTGAAACATCTAAGTACCCTGAGGAATAGAAATCAACCGAGATTCCCTTAGTAGTGGCGAGCGAACGGGGATTAGCCCTTAAGCTTCTTGGATTTTAGCGGAACGCTCTGGAAAGTGCGGCCATAGTGGGTGATAGCCCCGTACGCGAAAGGGTCCAGGAAGTGAAATCGAGTAGGACGGAGCACGAGAAACTTTGTCTGAATATGGGGGGACCATCCTCCAAGGCTAAATACTACTGACTGACCGATAGTGAACCAGTACCGTGAGGGAAAGGCGAAAAGAACCCCGGAGAGGGGAGTGAAATAGAACCTGAAACCGTATGCGTACAAGCAGTGGGAGCCTACTTTGTTAGGTGACTGCGTACCTTTTGTATAATGGGTCAGCGACTTATATTCAGTGGCGAGCTTAACCGAATAGGGGAGGCGTAGCGAAAGCGAGTCTTAATAGGGCGTTTAGTCGCTGGGTATAGACCCGAAACCGGGCGATCTATCCATGGGCAGGTTGAAGGTTAGGTAACACTGACTGGAGGACCGAACCGACTACCGTTGAAAAGTTAGCGGATGACCTGTGGATCGGAGTGAAAGGCTAATCAAGCTCGGAGATAGCTGGTTCTCCTCGAAAGCTATTTAGGTAGCGCCTCACGTATCACTCCAGGGGGTAGAGCACTGTTTCGGCTAGGGGGTCATCCCGACTTACCAAACCGATGCAAACTCCGAATACCTGGAAGTGTCAGCGTGGGAGACACACGGCGGGTGCTAACGTCCGTCGTGAAAAGGGAAACAACCCAGACCGTCAGCTAAGGTCCCAAAGTTATGGTTAAGTGGGAAACGATGTGGGAAGGCTTAGACAGCTAGGAGGTTGGCTTAGAAGCAGCCACCCTTTAAAGAAAGCGTAATAGCTCACTAGTCGAGTCGGCCTGCGCGGAAGATGTAACGGGGCTCAAACCATACACCGAAGCTACGGGTTCGTCGTAAGACGAGCGGTAGAGGAGCGTTCTGTAAGCCTGTGAAGGTGAGTTGAGAAGCTTGCTGGAGGTATCAGAAGTGCGAATGCTGACATGAGTAACGACAATGCGAGTGAAAAACTCGCACGCCGAAAGACCAAGGGTTCCTGCGCAACGTTAATCGACGCAGGGTGAGTCGGCTCCTAAGGCGAGGCAGAAATGCGTAGTCGATGGGAAACGGGTTAATATTCCCGTACTTCTAATTACTGCGATGGGGGGACGGAGAAGGCTAGGCCAGCTTGGCGTTGGTTGTCCAAGTTTAAGGTGGTAGGCCGAACACTTAGGCAAATCCGGGTGTTCAAGGCCGAGAGCTGATGACGAGTGTTCTTTTAGAACATGAAGTGGTTGATGCCATGCTTCCAGGAAAAGCCTCTAAGCTTCAGGTAATTAGGAACCGTACCCCAAACCGACACAGGTGGTTGGGTAGAGAATACCAAGGCGCTTGAGAGAACTCGGGTGAAGGAACTAGGCAAAATGGCACCGTAACTTCGGGAGAAGGTGCGCCGGTGAGGGTGAAGGACTTGCTCCGTAAGCTCATGCCGGTCGAAGATACCAGGCCGCTGCGACTGTTTATTAAAAACACAGCACTCTGCAAACACGAAAGTGGACGTATAGGGTGTGACGCCTGCCCGGTGCCGGAAGGTTAATTGATGGGGTTAGCGCAAGCGAAGCTCTTGATCGAAGCCCCGGTAAACGGCGGCCGTAACTATAACGGTCCTAAGGTAGCGAAATTCCTTGTCGGGTAAGTTCCGACCTGCACGAATGGCGTAACGATGGCGGCGCTGTCTCCACCCGAGACTCAGTGAAATTGAAATCGCTGTGAAGATGCAGTGTATCCGCGGCTAGACGGAAAGACCCCGTGAACCTTTACTGTAGCTTTGCACTGGACTTTGAGCCTGCTTGTGTAGGATAGGTGGGAGGCTTTGAAGCGAGGACGCCAGTTCTCGTGGAGCCATCCTTGAAATACCACCCTGGCATGCTTGAGGTTCTAACTCTGGTCCGTCATCCGGATCGAGGACAGTGTATGGTGGGCAGTTTGACTGGGGCGGTCTCCTCCTAAAGAGTAACGGAGGAGTACGAAGGTGCGCTCAGACCGGTCGGAAATCGGTCGTAGAGTATAAAGGCAAAAGCGCGCTTGACTGCGAGACAGACACGTCGAGCAGGTACGAAAGTAGGTCTTAGTGATCCGGTGGTTCTGTATGGAAGGGCCATCGCTCAACGGATAAAAGGTACTCCGGGGATAACAGGCTGATACCGCCCAAGAGTTCATATCGACGGCGGTGTTTGGCACCTCGATGTCGGCTCATCACATCCTGGGGCTGAAGCCGGTCCCAAGGGTATGGCTGTTCGCCATTTAAAGTGGTACGCGAGCTGGGTTTAGAACGTCGTGAGACAGTTCGGTCCCTATCTGCCGTGGACGTTTGAGATTTGAGAGGGGCTGCTCCTAGTACGAGAGGACCGGAGTGGACGAACCTCTGGTGTTCCGGTTGTCACGCCAGTGGCATCGCCGGGTAGCTATGTTCGGAAGAGATAACCGCTGAAAGCATCTAAGCGGGAAACTCGCCTCAAGATGAGATCTCACTGGGATCTTGAATCCCCTAAAGGGCCGTCGAAGACTACGACGTTGATAGGTTGGGTGTGTAAGCGCTGTGAGGCGTTGAGCTAACCAATACTAATTGCCCGTGAGGCTTGACCATATAACACCCAAACAATCTGGTGATTGTGGGTGCGACTGGTTGAAGTCGATAGAAACCGAAAGTTCGCAAGAACCGCAAATACCCAGACTGTCACATACCTGATTCGGGATCGCGCCTCACCGCGAGATCCCAACCGAATTGCTTGACGACCATAGAGCGTTGGAACCACCTGATCCCATCCCGAACTCAGTAGTGAAACGACGCATCGCCGATGGTAGTGTGGAGCTTCTCCATGTGAGAGTAGGTCATCGTCAAGCTTCTATCCCAAACCCCCGATACGCCTCGCGTATCGGGGGTTTGTCTTTGTGCGCGAAAAACTGGGCGCGCGAAACAGCCCCATGACACCGGTGGGCTGAGCCGCCAGTGTCGTGTATCGATTGAGCTACTTGGGCCTGCCGGATTTCTATGCAACCTGAGTGTGCATGGATATGATGCCTGCCTCATTGTGAGCCGGACCCAGCACATGCTGACTCTATTGAAACTTCTGCAGGATGGGCGTTTCCACTCCGGGCAGGCTCTGGGTGCAGCCCTTGGTGTTAGCAGAAGTGCCGTCTGGAAGCAGCTGCAGCAGCTAGAGGCGGAACTCAGTCTCCCTATATACAAGG is a genomic window of Pseudomonas resinovorans NBRC 106553 containing:
- the tyrS gene encoding tyrosine--tRNA ligase, with product MKSVEEQLALIKRGAEEVLVESELVEKLKRGQPLRIKAGFDPTAPDLHLGHTVLINKLRQFQELGHQVIFLIGDFTGMIGDPSGKSATRPPLTREQVLDNAETYKAQVFKILDPAKTEVAFNSTWMDQLSPADFIRLASQYTVARMLERDDFSKRYSTQQPIAIHEFLYPLVQGYDSVALRADVELGGTDQKFNLLMGRELQRAYGQESQCILTMPLLEGLDGVKKMSKSLGNYVGIQEAPGVMYNKLVSIPDQLMWRYFELLSFRSMDEITQFKRDVEAGANPRDIKIKLAEEIVARFHGEEAAATAHRSAGNRMKEGELPLDLPEVQLLSAEDMPIASVLNKAGLVKNAAVARDLLGSGGVRVDGQVVERGFVFKLGATHVLQAGKKAFARVSLAAE